Proteins from a single region of Anomalospiza imberbis isolate Cuckoo-Finch-1a 21T00152 unplaced genomic scaffold, ASM3175350v1 scaffold_53, whole genome shotgun sequence:
- the LOC137467198 gene encoding olfactory receptor 14J1-like, giving the protein KPLHYGTLLGSRACAHMAAAAWASAFLNALLHTANTFSLPLCHGNALGQFFCEIPQILKLSCSKSYLRELGLIVASMCLVFGCFVFIVFSYVQIFRAVLRIPSEQGRQKAFSTCLPHLAVVSLFLSTGAISYLKPPSISSPSLDLALSVLYSVVPPALNPLIYSLRNQGLKAAVWRLMTGQFQKH; this is encoded by the coding sequence aaacccctgcactacgggaccctcctgggcagcagagcttgtgcccacatggcagcagctgcctgggccagtgcctttctcaatgcactgctgcacacggccaatacattttccctgcccctgtgccatggcaatgccctgggccagttcttctgtgaaatcccacagatcctcaagctctcctgctccaaatcctaccttagggaacttgggctcattgtGGCTAGTATGTGTTTGgtgtttggctgttttgtgttcattgttttctcctatgtgcagatcttcagggctgtgctgaggatcccctctgagcagggacggcagaaagccttttccacctgcctccctcatctggccgtggtctctctgttcctcagcactggagctatttcctacctgaagcccccttccatctcctccccatccctggatctggccctgtcagttctgtactcagtggtgcctccagccctgaaccccctcatctacagcctgaggaaccaggggctcaaggctgcagtgtggagactgatgactggacaatttcagaaacattaa